In a genomic window of Azotosporobacter soli:
- a CDS encoding (Fe-S)-binding protein, with amino-acid sequence MKKADTNACFTEVNAIVSQCDRCGSCLTVCPLFGEKDIESSSARGKNNLARALVHGVVQPSDEVLGMVNFCLLCRSCVDNCPNKVKTDDAMIALRQYFADKNGGPGAKYKALGLLMKNRTLVKLSAGTCNVLRKIGANALLPNGVIPSEFTRRQYLASFAGPAALGSAAPLTKQNVSQESKVAYFTGCGMQMLFPDAVAASLAALRTVTTPQVVDNHCCGLPHLAHGQRTEFLELAKQNIALFEAADRIVSDCASCSGTLKHIAAYFADDPVWRERAAAFSAKVMGLSEYLVQAGYTPRKGGDAVITFHEPCHLGRGQGIKKQPRELLQATGRFVEMKGSDRCCGGAGSFHLDYPEIAAKVLEKKRSNIEQAGADIVVSECPTCLVQLQKASARSNGKFKVMHISQVI; translated from the coding sequence ATGAAAAAGGCAGATACAAACGCATGCTTTACGGAAGTGAACGCCATCGTCAGCCAGTGCGACCGCTGCGGCAGCTGCCTGACCGTATGCCCGCTGTTCGGTGAAAAAGACATCGAGTCTTCCAGCGCGCGCGGCAAGAACAATCTGGCGCGCGCCTTGGTGCACGGCGTCGTTCAGCCAAGCGATGAAGTGCTTGGCATGGTCAATTTTTGCCTGCTCTGCCGCAGCTGCGTCGACAATTGCCCGAACAAGGTGAAGACCGATGACGCGATGATCGCGCTGCGTCAATACTTTGCCGACAAAAACGGCGGACCCGGCGCGAAATATAAGGCGCTCGGCCTGCTGATGAAAAACAGGACGCTGGTGAAACTGTCAGCCGGAACCTGCAACGTGCTGCGCAAGATCGGCGCGAATGCGCTCTTGCCGAACGGCGTCATACCGAGCGAATTCACGCGCCGCCAATACCTGGCGTCTTTTGCCGGGCCTGCCGCGCTGGGCTCGGCTGCGCCGCTGACGAAACAAAACGTGTCGCAAGAGAGCAAGGTCGCCTACTTTACCGGCTGCGGCATGCAGATGCTGTTTCCCGACGCAGTGGCGGCAAGTCTTGCTGCGCTGCGCACAGTGACGACGCCGCAAGTCGTCGACAACCACTGCTGCGGCCTGCCGCATCTTGCGCACGGCCAGCGGACGGAATTCCTGGAGCTGGCCAAACAGAACATCGCCCTCTTCGAAGCGGCCGATCGGATCGTCAGCGACTGCGCTAGCTGCAGCGGGACGCTGAAGCATATCGCCGCTTACTTTGCGGACGACCCCGTCTGGCGCGAACGCGCGGCCGCCTTTAGCGCAAAAGTCATGGGACTCAGCGAATACCTCGTCCAAGCCGGCTATACGCCGCGCAAGGGCGGCGACGCAGTGATTACGTTCCATGAACCATGCCACTTAGGACGCGGTCAGGGCATAAAAAAACAGCCGCGCGAACTGCTGCAGGCGACAGGCCGCTTCGTCGAGATGAAAGGCTCCGACCGCTGCTGCGGCGGCGCAGGTTCGTTTCATCTCGACTACCCCGAAATCGCGGCGAAAGTCCTCGAAAAAAAACGCAGCAACATCGAACAAGCCGGCGCGGACATCGTCGTCTCCGAATGCCCGACCTGTCTCGTGCAACTGCAAAAAGCCTCCGCCCGCAGCAACGGAAAATTCAAAGTCATGCATATTAGTCAGGTGATTTGA
- a CDS encoding tetratricopeptide repeat protein yields the protein MRYKKWSLVMFLAVLFLFGTTVEARSVEDKNAGYSIEVPDAWQVSEKDGRIKVSKATYESVMVAVYPPFPLSRTNEENDFIIKEINRMLMDRFPKATVDFVKKDKIANQPALFSSFSSTLKDGTTVKILRISFWLNQSPAEIFCMTKNDQLDEEMKGIAYSLKLKAPTTAEWQEKGYQAKENKNYTEAISAFTKATELDAKNATSFYEIAYASAELKNYPQAIAAISKAIELKPKKAFYYNERAYSYIASNEAKAAMADANKAIQLQPEVATSYSARGNAYAKLKQYDEAIGDFEKVKALRGDMVEANFNLAQLFELKGNQAEALVLYQKVAQESKLPEAIKEKVNDRVNGNWDSYKEWI from the coding sequence ATGCGATATAAAAAATGGTCTTTAGTGATGTTTTTGGCAGTGCTGTTTCTCTTTGGGACAACAGTAGAGGCAAGAAGTGTGGAAGATAAGAATGCAGGATACTCGATTGAAGTTCCTGATGCATGGCAGGTATCGGAGAAAGACGGAAGAATTAAAGTTTCTAAAGCGACATACGAAAGCGTTATGGTGGCGGTTTATCCGCCGTTTCCTTTGAGCCGGACCAATGAAGAAAATGATTTCATCATAAAAGAAATTAATCGTATGCTGATGGATCGATTTCCCAAAGCCACAGTGGATTTTGTAAAAAAAGATAAGATTGCCAATCAACCTGCTTTGTTTAGCAGTTTTTCTTCTACGCTAAAAGATGGTACTACTGTGAAAATATTGCGCATTTCTTTCTGGCTGAATCAATCGCCTGCAGAAATATTCTGCATGACGAAAAACGATCAGCTGGATGAAGAAATGAAGGGAATTGCTTATTCGCTAAAGCTAAAAGCGCCAACGACTGCAGAATGGCAGGAAAAAGGATATCAGGCGAAAGAGAATAAGAATTATACCGAGGCGATTAGCGCTTTCACTAAGGCGACAGAGTTGGATGCGAAAAACGCAACTTCCTTCTATGAAATTGCCTATGCGAGTGCGGAACTGAAAAACTATCCCCAAGCCATTGCGGCCATTTCAAAGGCAATCGAACTGAAGCCGAAAAAAGCATTCTATTATAATGAACGAGCTTATTCGTATATAGCGTCCAATGAGGCGAAGGCTGCGATGGCGGATGCGAACAAAGCGATACAACTGCAACCGGAAGTGGCGACTTCTTATAGTGCACGCGGCAATGCCTACGCGAAACTGAAACAGTATGATGAGGCTATCGGTGATTTTGAAAAAGTGAAAGCCCTGAGAGGAGATATGGTTGAAGCGAATTTTAATCTTGCACAACTTTTCGAACTCAAAGGAAACCAGGCAGAAGCGTTAGTGCTCTACCAAAAAGTTGCGCAAGAGTCAAAGCTGCCAGAGGCAATTAAAGAAAAAGTAAATGACCGCGTGAATGGCAATTGGGATAGCTATAAAGAGTGGATATGA